A genomic window from Arthrobacter globiformis includes:
- the recR gene encoding recombination mediator RecR, whose protein sequence is MYEGAVQELIDELGRLPGVGPKSAQRLAFHILEADPQDMKRLVEAITTVKERVKFCAACGNVTEQELCNICRDPRRDPSVICVVEESKDVLAVERTRSFRGRYHVLGGAINPIAGVGPEQLRIRELLNRLSDGAVQEIIIATDPNLEGEATATYLARMLQSIGIAVTRLASGLPVGGDLEYADEVTLGRAFEGRRNALS, encoded by the coding sequence GTGTACGAGGGTGCAGTTCAGGAGCTGATCGACGAGCTCGGACGCCTTCCCGGTGTGGGACCGAAGTCCGCGCAGCGCCTGGCGTTCCACATCCTGGAGGCAGACCCCCAGGACATGAAGCGGCTGGTGGAGGCCATCACCACCGTCAAGGAGCGGGTCAAGTTCTGCGCCGCCTGCGGCAACGTGACCGAGCAGGAACTGTGCAACATTTGCCGGGATCCGAGGCGTGATCCCTCCGTCATCTGCGTCGTGGAGGAGTCCAAGGACGTGCTGGCCGTGGAGCGCACCCGCTCATTCCGGGGCCGCTACCACGTGCTCGGAGGCGCCATCAACCCGATCGCCGGTGTCGGCCCGGAGCAGCTCCGGATCCGCGAACTGCTCAACCGGCTCAGTGACGGCGCTGTCCAGGAGATCATCATCGCCACCGACCCGAACCTTGAGGGCGAGGCCACCGCCACCTATTTGGCGCGCATGCTGCAGTCCATCGGGATTGCGGTCACGCGTCTCGCGTCCGGGCTGCCCGTGGGCGGCGACCTTGAGTACGCGGACGAAGTCACTCTGGGCAGGGCCTTCGAGGGCCGCCGGAATGCCCTCAGCTGA
- a CDS encoding aspartate kinase, translating to MSMPSTDVKTEPQPQELPADAAVTTQLIVQKFGGSSVADADGIKRVARRVVDAQKAGNEVVVVVSAMGDTTDELLDLAAQVTDSAPAREMDMLLSAGERISMALLAMAINKFGASAQSFTGSQAGMITDGIHGKARIIDVDPHRIRTALDKGHIAIVAGFQGMSRSTNEITTLGRGGSDTTAVALAAALEADVCEIYTDVDGIYTADPRVVPSAQKIERISSEEMLELAASGAKILHLRCVEYARRFGVPLHVRSSFSQNEGTWVLPGADDKITTQEGVALEQPIISGVAHDRSEAKVTVVGVPDIPGKAAAIFQVIADAHSNIDMIVQNVSTHGTGRTDISFTLPIVEGADALAALRAAQAEIGFESIEYNEQIGKLSLIGAGMRSHPGVSATFFKALSAAGININMISTSEIRISVVTHADLLDDAVRAIHKAFDLDSEAVATVYGGTGR from the coding sequence ATGAGTATGCCCAGTACCGATGTGAAAACCGAACCGCAGCCGCAGGAGCTGCCCGCAGATGCTGCTGTCACCACGCAGCTCATTGTGCAGAAGTTCGGCGGCTCCTCGGTGGCTGACGCTGACGGCATCAAGCGCGTGGCCCGGCGCGTGGTCGACGCCCAGAAGGCCGGCAACGAAGTCGTCGTCGTCGTCTCCGCCATGGGTGACACCACCGACGAGCTCCTTGACCTTGCCGCCCAGGTCACCGATTCAGCCCCGGCCCGCGAGATGGACATGCTCCTCTCCGCCGGTGAGCGCATCTCCATGGCCCTGCTGGCCATGGCCATCAACAAGTTCGGTGCGTCCGCGCAATCCTTTACGGGTTCCCAGGCCGGCATGATCACGGACGGAATCCACGGCAAAGCCCGGATCATCGACGTCGACCCGCACCGTATCCGCACCGCCCTGGACAAGGGGCACATTGCCATCGTCGCCGGCTTCCAGGGCATGAGCCGCTCCACCAACGAGATCACCACCCTCGGCCGCGGCGGTTCGGACACCACGGCGGTGGCCCTCGCCGCCGCCCTCGAGGCAGACGTCTGCGAGATCTACACCGATGTTGACGGCATCTACACCGCGGACCCGCGCGTCGTTCCGTCAGCACAGAAAATCGAACGCATCTCCAGCGAGGAGATGCTCGAACTGGCCGCCTCCGGGGCCAAGATCCTCCACCTCCGGTGCGTCGAATATGCCCGGCGGTTCGGCGTGCCGCTGCACGTCCGTTCCTCATTCAGCCAGAACGAAGGCACCTGGGTCCTGCCCGGCGCCGATGACAAGATCACGACTCAAGAGGGAGTTGCCTTGGAGCAGCCAATCATCTCCGGTGTTGCACATGACCGCTCGGAAGCAAAGGTCACCGTCGTCGGTGTTCCGGACATCCCCGGCAAAGCTGCCGCGATCTTCCAGGTCATCGCGGACGCGCACTCGAACATTGACATGATCGTCCAGAACGTCTCCACGCACGGCACCGGCAGGACCGACATCTCCTTCACCCTGCCCATCGTCGAGGGCGCCGATGCCCTTGCCGCCCTCCGTGCTGCGCAGGCCGAGATCGGTTTCGAAAGCATCGAGTACAACGAGCAGATCGGCAAGCTGTCGCTGATCGGCGCCGGCATGCGCTCCCACCCGGGCGTTTCGGCCACGTTCTTCAAGGCCCTGTCCGCCGCAGGCATCAACATCAACATGATCTCCACTTCGGAAATCCGCATTTCCGTTGTGACCCACGCTGACCTGCTCGATGACGCTGTCCGCGCCATCCACAAGGCATTCGACCTGGACAGCGAAGCTGTTGCCACCGTCTACGGCGGCACCGGCCGCTAG